From Chryseobacterium gallinarum, one genomic window encodes:
- a CDS encoding serine hydrolase domain-containing protein, translating to MILKKLTTALIVLPFFINTMDAQQLAKSYEKKIDSLIRTEFGNKNEPGGVFMITRKGKSIYKKTFGKANLELDTDMTPDQVFQIGSMTKQFTAVAILMLEQQGKLNVNDPVSKYSKDYPNGDKITIHHLLTHTSGIKDFTKMKALSSIAQKEMKPEAMVDFFKNEPVDFAPGEKFDYNNSGYVLLGYIIELVSGDTYENFIQKNIFDKAGMTHSYYASDRKVIPKRAYGYHKKEQGFVNRTVISFSIPYASGSLMSTVDDLWKWQQALNQNLLLNPVETQKAFQKYRLNNGEEFTYGYGWHLKEMDGAPDREHGGSVFGFKSMGVYIPGEDIYVIGLSNCDCHSPTEITRNIARITLNELKIQ from the coding sequence ATGATTTTAAAAAAACTGACCACCGCCCTTATTGTACTTCCATTTTTTATAAATACAATGGATGCACAGCAACTTGCCAAAAGCTATGAAAAGAAAATAGACAGCCTGATCCGGACTGAATTTGGAAATAAAAATGAACCTGGAGGTGTTTTTATGATTACCAGAAAAGGCAAAAGTATTTACAAAAAGACCTTTGGAAAAGCAAATCTGGAACTTGATACTGATATGACCCCGGACCAGGTTTTTCAGATAGGTTCCATGACCAAACAGTTTACAGCTGTGGCTATTTTAATGCTGGAACAACAGGGGAAACTGAATGTGAATGATCCTGTTTCAAAATATAGTAAAGATTATCCCAATGGTGACAAAATTACGATTCATCATTTGCTTACCCATACTTCAGGAATAAAGGATTTTACCAAAATGAAAGCACTTTCTTCCATTGCTCAAAAAGAAATGAAACCTGAAGCGATGGTAGATTTTTTCAAAAATGAGCCTGTTGATTTTGCTCCGGGTGAAAAGTTTGATTACAACAATTCGGGATACGTGTTGCTCGGTTATATTATAGAGCTCGTTTCCGGGGATACCTATGAGAATTTCATTCAAAAAAATATTTTTGACAAGGCAGGAATGACTCATTCATATTATGCTTCTGACAGAAAGGTTATTCCTAAAAGAGCCTATGGTTACCATAAAAAAGAACAGGGATTTGTCAACAGGACAGTTATCAGTTTCAGTATTCCTTATGCTTCCGGCTCATTGATGTCTACAGTGGATGATCTTTGGAAATGGCAACAGGCTTTAAATCAGAATCTCCTGCTCAATCCTGTGGAAACCCAAAAAGCCTTTCAGAAATATAGACTGAACAACGGTGAAGAGTTTACCTATGGATACGGATGGCATCTGAAAGAAATGGATGGAGCTCCGGACCGTGAACATGGCGGAAGTGTTTTCGGATTCAAAAGTATGGGCGTTTATATTCCCGGAGAAGATATTTACGTTATAGGCCTCAGTAACTGTGATTGCCACTCTCCTACTGAAATCACCAGAAATATTGCCAGAATAACGCTGAATGAATTGAAAATCCAGTAA
- a CDS encoding class I SAM-dependent methyltransferase, translating into MKENKYDDPSFFDQYEKMLRSQLGLEGAGEWHTLRTMLPDFKGKKVLDLGCGFGWHCRYAIENGATSVIGIDLSEKMLAKAKDINQLEGIQYERMALEDVTYPSNSFDLVLSSLTFHYIESFETIAGNIYQWLTAGGHLVFSVEHPVFTAEGGQDWVYDKDGQKTCWPVDRYFLEGKRNTTFLGENVIKYHRTLTSYLNTLLKHGFKIKKIVEPQPGPEMLKEIPEMKEELRRPMMLIISAEK; encoded by the coding sequence ATGAAAGAAAATAAATACGACGATCCTTCTTTTTTTGATCAATATGAAAAAATGCTCCGGTCACAGCTGGGTCTGGAAGGTGCCGGAGAATGGCATACTTTGAGAACTATGCTGCCGGATTTTAAAGGAAAGAAAGTTCTTGATCTCGGCTGCGGCTTTGGTTGGCATTGCCGCTATGCCATAGAAAATGGAGCTACATCTGTTATCGGAATTGATCTGTCAGAAAAAATGCTGGCCAAAGCAAAAGATATCAATCAGCTTGAAGGTATTCAATATGAAAGAATGGCCCTGGAGGATGTTACTTATCCAAGCAATAGCTTTGACCTGGTTTTGAGTTCACTAACGTTTCATTATATAGAGTCCTTTGAAACGATTGCAGGAAATATTTATCAATGGCTGACTGCCGGAGGACATCTTGTGTTTTCAGTAGAGCATCCCGTGTTTACAGCTGAAGGCGGGCAGGACTGGGTTTATGACAAAGACGGACAGAAAACATGCTGGCCCGTTGACCGCTATTTTCTTGAAGGGAAAAGAAACACCACATTCCTGGGTGAAAATGTAATCAAATACCACAGAACGCTGACTTCTTATTTAAATACCTTACTAAAACATGGCTTCAAAATCAAAAAAATTGTCGAACCTCAACCAGGTCCGGAAATGCTGAAGGAAATTCCTGAGATGAAAGAAGAACTCCGACGCCCGATGATGTTAATTATCTCTGCCGAAAAATAA
- a CDS encoding nitroreductase family protein: protein MNKADVLKEIIEQRRSIFPKDYTDAEISQEVIDEILHSATLAPNHKRTKPWRFKIFKGEEKAQLALEMQAIYKSTQPEQLFLEKKYNDIGFKINKANVVVSIVVSFSGMVPEWEEIAATSMAVQNMYLTCTANNIGCYWSSPGIVSHLKDSLTIEENQKCLGLFYMGNLV, encoded by the coding sequence ATGAACAAAGCAGACGTTTTAAAAGAAATCATAGAGCAACGAAGAAGTATTTTTCCAAAAGATTATACAGACGCAGAAATTTCCCAGGAAGTCATTGATGAAATTTTACACTCAGCCACATTAGCTCCCAATCATAAACGTACAAAACCATGGCGTTTTAAAATATTCAAAGGAGAAGAAAAAGCTCAGCTGGCTTTGGAAATGCAGGCCATCTATAAATCTACTCAACCCGAACAACTTTTTCTGGAAAAAAAATATAACGATATAGGCTTTAAAATTAATAAGGCTAATGTTGTTGTGTCTATTGTTGTTAGTTTTAGCGGAATGGTTCCGGAATGGGAAGAAATTGCAGCAACTTCCATGGCGGTACAGAATATGTATCTTACTTGTACAGCCAATAATATCGGATGTTACTGGAGCTCTCCGGGAATCGTCAGTCATCTGAAAGATTCTTTAACGATAGAAGAAAATCAGAAATGTCTGGGACTTTTTTATATGGGAAATCTGGTTTAA
- the rimM gene encoding ribosome maturation factor RimM (Essential for efficient processing of 16S rRNA): protein MRKEDCYFLGKITRRHGLAGNVILKLDTDQPELYNKLESIFVEINGLLVPFFIEKSSWSKLDALNIAFKNSSEAMVDQVLGKSVYLPLSTLPKLSGKQFYYHEIIGYNILDENNNDCGVIRSVNDQTAQNYFILGFEGREIVIPLIKDWILEVNREERFIKMQLPEGLMDVFLVPSKKDE from the coding sequence ATGCGTAAAGAAGATTGCTATTTTTTAGGTAAAATCACACGCAGACATGGACTTGCGGGTAATGTGATCCTTAAATTGGATACCGACCAACCCGAGCTTTACAATAAACTGGAATCAATATTCGTTGAAATCAACGGATTATTGGTTCCATTTTTTATTGAAAAATCATCATGGAGCAAACTAGATGCTCTGAATATTGCATTCAAAAATTCCTCTGAAGCAATGGTAGACCAGGTTTTAGGTAAAAGCGTTTACCTACCTCTCTCTACATTGCCTAAACTTTCAGGAAAACAATTCTACTACCACGAGATTATAGGGTATAATATCCTTGATGAAAATAATAATGACTGTGGTGTTATCCGATCTGTAAACGATCAAACTGCTCAAAATTATTTCATTCTGGGATTTGAAGGCAGGGAAATTGTTATTCCATTGATCAAAGACTGGATTCTGGAAGTCAACAGGGAAGAACGATTCATTAAAATGCAGCTGCCGGAAGGCCTGATGGACGTATTCCTGGTTCCATCTAAAAAAGACGAATAA
- a CDS encoding YqaE/Pmp3 family membrane protein, with translation MLLAILLPFLSFMVRGKIITGIICLILQITLIGWLPAAIWAVLSLNNARADKRTNRLIKAMQENQK, from the coding sequence ATGTTACTAGCCATTTTACTTCCGTTCTTGTCTTTTATGGTTCGTGGAAAAATCATCACAGGAATTATTTGCCTGATTTTACAGATCACATTGATCGGGTGGCTTCCGGCTGCTATCTGGGCTGTCTTATCCCTGAATAATGCAAGAGCAGACAAAAGAACTAACAGGTTAATTAAAGCGATGCAGGAAAATCAAAAGTAA
- the rpoN gene encoding RNA polymerase factor sigma-54: MLKQHLQLKLGQKLAPQQIQLMKLIQLHTLEFEEELERELEENPALEIVKEDSKEDDFSSLEDAYQDEGTESIETDFDVNEYLYDDEPSYKTASSNYSPDDEEFDNESLLTEGQSLYDYLMEQIHLVNINDEDLKIAEYLIGNLDTDGYLRREIKSIVDDLAFSQGIYTTKEKVEDVLENYVQKLDPPGVGARGLQECLLLQIEKKVSSDKAVSLAANILRNQFEALTNKHYNKIIQKYDIEEDDLKDALDEISKLSPKVGGNFDTQTITINQEIIPDFVIQVKDGQVIPMLNSKNAPTLRVSEEYKDILTTYSHDKNSSEHKQAALFIKQKLDAAKWYIDAINQRQNTLLQTITAIVKFQKDYFITGDEKSLKPMILKDIADITGFDISTISRVVKSKYADTPNGIIYLKDLFSDSLTNDDGEEVSTKEIKTHLQEVINKENKRKPLTDDALVVILKEQGYNIARRTIAKYREQLNIPVARLRKEL; encoded by the coding sequence ATGCTTAAACAACACTTACAACTCAAATTAGGACAAAAGCTGGCCCCTCAGCAGATCCAGTTGATGAAGCTTATCCAGCTTCATACTCTTGAATTTGAAGAGGAGTTGGAGAGAGAGTTAGAAGAAAACCCTGCTTTGGAAATTGTAAAGGAGGATTCTAAAGAAGATGATTTTTCTTCTCTGGAAGACGCTTATCAGGATGAGGGTACAGAAAGCATCGAAACAGATTTTGACGTCAATGAGTATCTCTATGACGATGAACCAAGCTATAAAACTGCATCCAGCAACTATTCTCCGGACGATGAGGAATTTGATAATGAAAGCCTTTTAACAGAAGGGCAGTCGTTATATGATTATTTAATGGAACAAATCCATCTTGTCAATATCAATGATGAAGACCTGAAGATTGCGGAATATCTTATTGGAAACCTGGATACCGACGGTTATCTGAGAAGGGAAATCAAATCTATTGTTGATGATCTCGCTTTCTCACAAGGAATCTATACTACCAAAGAAAAAGTAGAGGATGTCCTCGAAAACTATGTTCAGAAGCTGGATCCGCCTGGTGTAGGTGCCAGAGGCCTTCAGGAGTGTTTATTGTTACAGATAGAGAAGAAGGTAAGTTCGGACAAAGCAGTGTCCCTGGCAGCTAATATTCTGAGAAACCAGTTTGAAGCTCTTACCAATAAGCATTATAATAAAATCATCCAGAAATATGATATCGAAGAGGATGACCTGAAAGATGCACTGGATGAAATTTCAAAATTATCCCCGAAAGTAGGAGGAAACTTTGATACACAAACCATTACTATCAATCAGGAAATCATCCCGGATTTTGTAATCCAGGTGAAAGACGGACAGGTAATTCCTATGCTTAACAGCAAAAATGCACCTACTTTAAGAGTATCTGAAGAGTATAAAGATATTCTTACTACTTATTCGCATGATAAGAATTCATCTGAACATAAACAGGCTGCATTGTTTATTAAGCAGAAGTTGGACGCTGCCAAATGGTATATTGATGCTATTAACCAGCGTCAGAATACCTTGCTGCAAACCATTACGGCAATTGTCAAATTCCAGAAAGATTATTTCATCACAGGAGACGAAAAATCCCTGAAGCCGATGATTTTAAAGGATATCGCAGATATTACGGGGTTTGATATTTCTACGATCTCAAGGGTAGTGAAAAGCAAATATGCCGATACTCCTAACGGAATCATATACCTTAAAGATTTATTCTCAGATAGTCTGACTAATGATGATGGAGAAGAAGTTTCCACAAAAGAGATTAAAACCCATCTTCAGGAAGTGATCAACAAAGAGAATAAGAGAAAACCGCTGACAGATGATGCGCTGGTGGTGATCTTAAAAGAACAAGGCTATAATATTGCCAGAAGAACAATTGCGAAATATCGTGAACAGCTCAATATCCCCGTAGCTAGATTAAGAAAAGAACTTTAA
- a CDS encoding SRPBCC family protein has protein sequence MKTFLKIIGIIILLVVVYAVIAILFFSKDYHYEKSVVINAPKEKVWQHVGSLKAYNSWDPFSKEIKNFSVTYSGEGDKVGDSYHWKGEGSEGEQSVTEIVPNEKLGTQLHFIKPFDGKAKSNIVLTPDGNGTKVTWMIDNELTTMMKPMKPMMDSNMDKMFGQGLEELKKLTEK, from the coding sequence ATGAAAACATTCTTGAAAATTATCGGTATCATTATCCTGCTGGTTGTAGTATACGCTGTAATTGCCATACTATTCTTCAGCAAAGATTATCATTATGAGAAATCTGTTGTCATTAATGCTCCAAAAGAAAAAGTATGGCAGCATGTAGGTTCTTTAAAGGCATACAATAGCTGGGACCCATTTTCGAAGGAGATCAAAAACTTTTCTGTTACTTATTCGGGAGAAGGAGATAAAGTAGGTGATTCTTACCATTGGAAAGGAGAGGGTAGTGAGGGAGAGCAATCTGTTACCGAAATTGTGCCCAATGAAAAATTGGGTACACAGCTTCACTTTATCAAACCTTTTGACGGAAAGGCGAAAAGCAATATTGTATTAACCCCGGACGGGAACGGAACAAAAGTGACCTGGATGATTGATAATGAATTAACCACCATGATGAAACCGATGAAGCCGATGATGGACAGTAATATGGATAAAATGTTTGGCCAGGGATTAGAAGAACTTAAGAAACTGACAGAAAAATAA
- the asnS gene encoding asparagine--tRNA ligase, translated as MKKQTIKEILKDYKKVLHHDITVYGWVRTFRANRFIALNDGSTINNLQIVVDFENFDEELIKKISTASSLKVVGEVVESQGAGQSVEIIAKKIIILGDNFTDDLQSTILQPKKHSLEKLREQAHLRFRTNLFGAVFRVRHAVSFAVHSFFNQNQFFYINTPVITGADAEGAGEMFGVTNFDLNNMPRTEDGGIDFTQDFFGRKTNLTVSGQLEGETAAMGLGRIYTFGPTFRAENSNTTRHLAEFWMIEPEVAFNNLEDNIDLAEDFLKYVIQYVLDNCKDDLEFLDKRFAEEQKTKPEKERAKEGLIEKLQNVVAKRFKRVSYTEAIEILLNSKENKKGKFAYPVEAWGADLQSEHERYLVEKHFESPVVLFDYPKEIKAFYMKLNDDNKTVAAMDVLFPGIGEIIGGSEREARLDVLKQKMADMHVDEHELWWYLDTRKFGSVPHAGFGLGLERLVLFVTGMTNIRDVIPFPRTPKSAEF; from the coding sequence ATGAAAAAGCAAACGATCAAAGAAATCCTGAAGGATTACAAGAAAGTATTACATCATGACATTACAGTTTACGGATGGGTAAGAACCTTCCGTGCTAATCGCTTTATTGCACTTAATGATGGTTCTACGATTAATAATTTGCAGATAGTTGTTGATTTCGAAAATTTTGATGAAGAACTTATCAAAAAAATCAGTACGGCTTCTTCCCTTAAAGTAGTAGGTGAAGTAGTGGAAAGCCAGGGAGCAGGTCAATCTGTAGAGATTATTGCTAAAAAGATTATCATTTTAGGGGATAACTTTACCGACGATCTTCAAAGTACCATTCTTCAGCCTAAAAAACATAGCCTGGAAAAACTTCGTGAGCAGGCCCACTTAAGATTCAGAACCAACTTATTCGGTGCTGTTTTCAGAGTGCGCCACGCTGTTAGTTTTGCCGTTCATTCATTCTTTAACCAAAACCAGTTTTTCTATATCAATACGCCGGTAATCACGGGGGCTGATGCGGAAGGAGCTGGAGAAATGTTTGGAGTAACCAATTTTGATCTGAACAATATGCCAAGAACGGAAGATGGCGGAATTGATTTTACACAGGATTTCTTTGGAAGAAAGACCAACCTTACGGTTTCAGGTCAGCTTGAGGGAGAAACAGCAGCCATGGGATTGGGAAGAATTTATACTTTCGGACCTACCTTCCGTGCTGAAAATTCAAACACAACGAGACATCTTGCCGAGTTCTGGATGATTGAACCGGAGGTTGCCTTCAATAACCTGGAAGATAACATCGACCTTGCCGAAGATTTCTTAAAATATGTGATCCAGTATGTATTGGATAATTGTAAAGACGACCTTGAGTTCCTGGATAAACGTTTTGCTGAAGAGCAGAAAACAAAGCCTGAAAAAGAAAGAGCAAAAGAAGGTCTTATTGAAAAGCTTCAGAATGTTGTAGCTAAGCGTTTCAAGCGTGTAAGTTATACAGAAGCCATTGAGATTTTATTAAATTCAAAAGAAAATAAAAAAGGAAAATTCGCTTATCCGGTGGAGGCCTGGGGAGCAGATCTTCAGTCTGAGCATGAAAGATATCTGGTTGAAAAGCACTTTGAAAGCCCGGTAGTATTATTTGACTATCCGAAGGAGATCAAGGCTTTTTATATGAAACTGAATGATGACAACAAAACCGTTGCCGCAATGGATGTTTTATTCCCGGGTATCGGTGAGATTATCGGAGGATCTGAAAGAGAGGCCAGATTAGATGTATTGAAACAGAAAATGGCAGATATGCACGTAGATGAGCATGAGCTTTGGTGGTATCTTGATACCAGAAAATTCGGTTCTGTACCTCATGCAGGCTTTGGATTAGGATTAGAAAGACTTGTTCTTTTTGTAACGGGAATGACTAATATCAGAGATGTAATTCCTTTCCCAAGAACGCCGAAAAGCGCTGAATTCTAG
- a CDS encoding 30S ribosomal protein S16, whose translation MSVKIRLQRHGKKGKPFFHIVVADSRARRDGRFIEKLGTYNPITNPATIELNVDSAVKWLNNGAQPTDTARAILSYKGALYKKHLQGGVAKGAFDEAEAEKRFNAWVEAKDAKVQGKVEGLSKAQADAKKAALEAEAKVNEARIAAAAQAEADAKAAEEAANAPAEEVTEATEGEAPAAETEENTEA comes from the coding sequence ATGTCAGTAAAAATCAGATTACAAAGACACGGTAAAAAAGGAAAACCTTTTTTCCACATCGTGGTTGCAGATTCAAGAGCTAGAAGAGATGGTAGATTCATCGAAAAACTAGGAACTTACAACCCAATTACTAACCCGGCAACTATCGAATTGAACGTTGATTCTGCTGTGAAGTGGTTAAACAACGGTGCTCAGCCTACTGATACTGCTAGAGCTATCCTTTCTTACAAAGGTGCCCTTTACAAAAAACACTTACAAGGTGGTGTAGCTAAAGGAGCTTTTGACGAAGCTGAAGCTGAAAAAAGATTCAATGCTTGGGTAGAAGCTAAAGATGCTAAAGTACAAGGTAAAGTAGAAGGATTATCTAAAGCACAGGCTGATGCTAAAAAAGCTGCTTTAGAAGCTGAAGCAAAAGTAAACGAAGCCAGAATTGCTGCAGCTGCACAAGCTGAAGCTGATGCTAAAGCTGCTGAAGAAGCTGCAAATGCACCTGCTGAAGAAGTTACTGAAGCTACAGAAGGAGAAGCTCCTGCTGCTGAAACTGAAGAAAACACTGAAGCTTAA
- a CDS encoding M3 family metallopeptidase — translation MNILIEKFNTPYHAAPFTHIKNEDYLPAFKELIQQSEEEINAIVNNPEAPTFQNVIEALAYSGEQLDVVSNIFFNLNSAETSDEIQQIAQEVSPILTEHSSKISQNEALFNKIKKVYDEREKYNLNEEQKMLLDETYKGFVRSGALLNEEDKEKLKKINMDLSLKSLQFGQNVLASTNAYFKHITRKEDLAGIPEAIIDQYAEEAKERNLDGWVITLQYPSYLPFMTYAENRELRKELALANGKKSFDGGEYDNQSLIKELLDLKQQKAELLGYTNYADFVLEERMAKSPAKVFDFLNELLTKAKPYADKEIEELKSLAKADGIEDMQSYDHAYYAEKLRKQKFDLNDEELKPYFPLNQVQDAVFGLAGKLFGLTFEERTDIPKYHEDVKVYEVKENGTYKSLLYVDYFPRKGKRAGAWMTSYKNQYKQNGENSRPHISIVCNFSKPTKDTPSLLTFQEVTTLFHEFGHALHGMMADTQYPTLSGTSVKWDFVELPSQFLENFCYEPEFLKTFAKHYKTGEVLPDEKIEKIEQSKNFMEGYQTLRQLGFGLLDMNYHTKVAELENESIKEFEDKYTKATTLYPINPETAMSPSFSHIFQGGYSAGYYSYKWAEVLDADAFQYFKENGIFNPEIAAKYKVLLSSGGTKDPMELYKNFRGSEPKVESLLKRAFG, via the coding sequence ATGAATATTTTAATTGAAAAATTTAATACTCCATACCACGCAGCTCCTTTTACCCATATTAAAAACGAAGATTATCTTCCTGCTTTCAAGGAATTAATTCAACAATCAGAAGAAGAAATCAATGCTATTGTTAATAATCCGGAAGCCCCTACTTTTCAAAACGTCATTGAAGCATTAGCCTATTCGGGTGAGCAGCTGGACGTGGTTTCCAACATTTTTTTCAATTTAAATTCGGCTGAAACCAGCGATGAAATTCAGCAGATTGCACAGGAGGTTTCTCCTATCCTGACAGAGCACTCCTCAAAAATTTCCCAGAACGAAGCCCTTTTCAACAAAATCAAAAAAGTATATGATGAAAGGGAGAAATATAACCTTAATGAGGAGCAAAAAATGCTTCTGGATGAAACGTATAAAGGTTTTGTGAGAAGCGGGGCATTATTGAATGAAGAAGACAAGGAAAAATTAAAGAAAATCAACATGGATCTTTCTTTAAAATCTTTACAATTCGGACAGAATGTGCTGGCTTCAACCAATGCTTATTTCAAACATATCACCCGTAAGGAAGATCTGGCAGGGATTCCGGAAGCGATTATTGATCAGTACGCTGAAGAAGCCAAAGAAAGAAACTTAGATGGATGGGTTATTACCCTGCAATATCCGAGCTACCTCCCTTTCATGACCTATGCTGAAAACCGTGAATTAAGGAAAGAACTGGCATTAGCCAATGGTAAAAAATCTTTTGATGGCGGAGAATATGACAACCAAAGCCTCATCAAAGAACTTCTTGATTTAAAACAGCAAAAAGCAGAGCTGTTAGGATATACCAATTATGCAGATTTCGTTCTTGAAGAAAGAATGGCAAAATCCCCGGCAAAAGTTTTTGATTTTTTAAATGAGCTTTTAACCAAAGCAAAGCCATATGCTGATAAAGAAATTGAAGAATTAAAATCTTTAGCCAAAGCTGACGGAATTGAAGACATGCAAAGCTATGACCATGCCTACTATGCTGAAAAGCTCCGTAAACAGAAATTTGACCTTAACGATGAGGAACTGAAACCTTATTTCCCGCTAAACCAGGTTCAGGATGCCGTTTTTGGACTGGCAGGGAAACTGTTCGGACTGACTTTTGAAGAAAGAACAGATATTCCTAAATACCACGAGGATGTAAAAGTCTATGAAGTGAAAGAAAACGGAACTTACAAATCGCTCCTGTATGTTGATTATTTTCCCAGAAAAGGAAAGAGAGCCGGCGCATGGATGACCAGCTATAAAAATCAGTACAAACAGAACGGTGAAAATTCACGTCCGCATATTTCTATTGTTTGCAACTTCAGCAAACCGACAAAAGATACTCCAAGCTTGCTGACTTTCCAGGAAGTTACCACATTGTTCCATGAGTTCGGGCATGCACTTCACGGAATGATGGCAGATACTCAATATCCAACCCTTTCCGGAACTTCTGTGAAATGGGATTTCGTGGAACTTCCTTCCCAGTTCCTGGAAAACTTCTGCTACGAACCTGAATTCTTAAAAACATTTGCAAAACATTATAAGACGGGAGAAGTTCTTCCCGACGAAAAAATTGAAAAAATCGAACAGTCTAAGAATTTCATGGAAGGATATCAGACCTTAAGACAGTTGGGTTTTGGCCTTCTGGATATGAACTACCATACGAAAGTAGCAGAATTAGAAAATGAGAGTATAAAAGAGTTCGAGGATAAGTACACCAAAGCCACCACCCTTTATCCCATCAACCCTGAAACTGCCATGAGCCCGAGTTTCTCCCATATTTTCCAGGGCGGATATTCTGCAGGATATTATTCCTATAAATGGGCTGAGGTTTTAGATGCTGATGCATTCCAGTATTTTAAAGAAAATGGCATTTTTAATCCTGAGATTGCTGCAAAATATAAAGTACTGCTTTCTTCAGGAGGAACCAAAGATCCTATGGAACTCTATAAAAACTTCAGAGGAAGTGAACCGAAAGTGGAAAGCTTATTGAAAAGAGCCTTTGGGTAA